One genomic window of Vibrio parahaemolyticus includes the following:
- a CDS encoding cysteine hydrolase family protein, which translates to MSNSALLVIDIQNDYFPNGRFPLWNTDTTLDNIKQLMAKAKAQDIPIFLVQHVSSAPKGKAPFFEEGSVGVEIHPDVISICPDAEIIQKQHADSFYQTDLEQALERSGVDELLICGMMTQNCVTHTAISKAAEKYNVSIIEDCCTTTDQMIHNIALSAVSIRVPLLASSDVLLK; encoded by the coding sequence ATGAGCAACAGCGCATTACTTGTAATCGATATACAAAACGACTATTTCCCGAATGGCCGATTTCCTTTGTGGAATACCGATACCACTTTGGACAACATTAAGCAGTTGATGGCGAAAGCCAAAGCACAAGATATCCCGATATTCCTTGTTCAACATGTATCTTCGGCCCCTAAAGGGAAAGCCCCTTTCTTTGAGGAAGGCAGTGTTGGTGTGGAGATTCATCCCGACGTCATCTCAATATGTCCTGACGCCGAGATAATTCAAAAACAGCACGCTGACAGTTTTTATCAAACGGACCTCGAACAAGCACTAGAACGGAGCGGCGTAGATGAATTGTTGATCTGCGGAATGATGACGCAAAATTGCGTGACACATACGGCAATTTCAAAAGCAGCGGAAAAATACAACGTTTCCATCATTGAAGATTGTTGTACGACGACCGATCAAATGATTCATAACATTGCTTTAAGTGCGGTATCTATTCGAGTACCTCTATTGGCTTCTTCCGACGTGCTTTTAAAATAA
- a CDS encoding ABC transporter ATP-binding protein, whose protein sequence is MSNKPLVELTNICKYYSSGEAEVRALDGVDLTINQGEFLSILGPSGSGKSTLMNMLGCLDKPTDGEYQLGGQNVASLSANELAGIRNQKIGFVFQSFNLLEYATALDNVALPLVYSGIKAKERRQRAAKLLEQVGLGDRLDHKPNQLSGGQKQRVAIARALVNDPQIILADEPTGALDSKSGAEIEALFNQLHAEGRTLIIVTHDNALAERTKRIITIKDGKVISDRAPIEKENAISHC, encoded by the coding sequence ATGTCGAACAAGCCGCTTGTTGAGCTGACCAACATCTGTAAATACTACTCAAGCGGGGAGGCGGAAGTTCGCGCGCTAGACGGCGTTGACTTAACCATTAATCAAGGCGAGTTTCTTTCGATTCTTGGCCCGTCCGGTTCAGGCAAATCAACGTTGATGAACATGCTCGGCTGTTTAGATAAGCCCACCGATGGCGAGTACCAACTTGGCGGCCAAAACGTCGCAAGTTTAAGTGCGAATGAGCTGGCTGGCATTCGTAACCAAAAGATCGGATTTGTCTTCCAAAGCTTTAACTTATTGGAATACGCGACGGCGCTTGATAACGTGGCACTGCCGTTGGTTTACTCTGGTATCAAAGCCAAAGAACGTCGCCAGCGCGCAGCTAAATTGCTAGAGCAAGTCGGGCTAGGGGATCGTTTAGACCATAAACCAAACCAGCTTTCTGGTGGTCAAAAGCAGAGAGTTGCGATTGCAAGAGCCTTGGTCAACGATCCGCAAATCATCCTAGCTGACGAGCCAACGGGGGCATTGGATTCAAAATCCGGCGCAGAGATTGAAGCCTTGTTCAACCAACTCCACGCTGAAGGCAGAACCTTAATCATCGTGACGCACGATAACGCCCTCGCAGAACGCACCAAGCGCATCATCACGATCAAAGATGGCAAGGTGATTTCGGATAGAGCGCCGATAGAGAAGGAGAACGCAATTTCTCACTGCTAA
- a CDS encoding ABC transporter permease: MLLPMRQIFQEMAAEKLRLGLTILAVAWATLCIAAMLAVGEGIRQGVLKTAQNGNGNLIYLTGGMATVDHGAFHQGKFLTLKMDDSEVVRALPDVKSVAPTAKWKERITVGDRSSWQEPLAVTSEFQSMTNLVPMAGGRWLNPLDQKETRKVVVLGYELAADLFNPNEDFSWFATVTLQLNPVGKKVKIGNEEFTVVGVLEKNSAQIELGDLINYSSFVPLATWKRFHVNGEIGGINVQPQADVDREALAKTIRQVIARKHGASVSDEQVVQVDDMFLKQKSMQQFLIGLQSFLGIIGFVTLAVAGVGIANVMYATVKRSTRDIGVRMAVGATPTAIRMHYLVQSLLTMMMGGVLGLAVTYALVSAISSIPLEGNAFYEQLGKPVPELSWVVVAIVILTLVIIGVASAWLPANRAAKVSPLEALQSE; this comes from the coding sequence ATGTTGTTACCGATGAGACAAATTTTCCAAGAAATGGCTGCAGAAAAGCTGAGATTGGGTTTGACCATTCTGGCTGTAGCGTGGGCGACCCTCTGTATCGCTGCTATGTTGGCGGTAGGTGAGGGTATTCGTCAGGGCGTATTGAAAACCGCACAAAATGGTAACGGCAACTTGATTTATTTGACCGGAGGGATGGCCACCGTCGACCACGGTGCTTTTCACCAAGGTAAATTTCTGACATTAAAAATGGACGATTCAGAGGTCGTTCGAGCGTTACCCGATGTAAAAAGTGTTGCGCCAACTGCGAAGTGGAAAGAGCGCATCACCGTTGGTGACAGAAGCTCGTGGCAAGAGCCCTTAGCGGTCACGAGCGAGTTTCAATCCATGACCAATTTGGTGCCGATGGCGGGAGGGCGATGGTTAAATCCACTCGATCAAAAAGAGACGCGCAAAGTCGTTGTACTGGGTTATGAACTGGCAGCCGACTTATTCAACCCGAATGAGGACTTTAGTTGGTTTGCGACAGTCACATTGCAACTCAACCCTGTGGGGAAAAAGGTAAAAATTGGCAATGAGGAGTTCACCGTTGTGGGCGTATTGGAGAAAAACAGCGCTCAAATAGAACTGGGGGATCTTATCAACTATTCCAGCTTTGTGCCGTTAGCGACGTGGAAGCGATTTCATGTCAACGGTGAAATTGGTGGCATCAATGTGCAGCCACAAGCGGATGTAGACCGAGAAGCCTTAGCAAAGACGATAAGGCAAGTGATTGCCCGTAAACACGGGGCAAGTGTCAGTGATGAACAGGTCGTCCAAGTCGATGATATGTTCCTTAAGCAAAAGAGTATGCAGCAGTTTCTGATAGGTTTGCAGAGTTTTCTTGGCATTATCGGCTTCGTGACGTTAGCTGTTGCTGGCGTTGGCATCGCCAATGTGATGTATGCCACCGTAAAGCGATCTACGCGTGATATCGGCGTGCGCATGGCAGTCGGTGCAACCCCAACGGCCATTCGTATGCACTATTTAGTGCAGTCTTTATTGACAATGATGATGGGGGGCGTGCTTGGATTAGCCGTGACGTACGCGCTGGTGTCTGCCATCAGTTCCATTCCTTTAGAGGGCAATGCCTTTTATGAACAACTGGGTAAACCTGTCCCTGAGTTGTCGTGGGTCGTTGTCGCGATTGTCATCCTCACCTTAGTGATCATTGGTGTGGCATCTGCATGGTTACCTGCAAACCGAGCCGCAAAAGTCAGCCCGTTGGAGGCGCTACAAAGTGAATAA
- a CDS encoding ABC transporter permease: protein MSSLLQQTWQTLMAHRMKSVLAIIAIAWGVISVVVLIALGEGFYRHQTQSFSFMINNVQVVFPSSTSKPWQGLPSRRQIDIPQEKVDMIKQSGFVQQASSVYAKWDANITNLKGQNLSSTVSGIDTSYFPLMQRKLQSGSRNLSPSDMDNHTRVAVLGDQIAQMGGIQIGDRLKVNGIPFLVIGITVGEDTGISFGDSRTVFIPQTTYRDLWDAKPWMVLMKPRDGMDAPSFRQNIVNFFAKQLHFDPSDKDAIELPDFSEGEAVISGILRGIQIFLGASGAMTMAVGALGVANIMFLSVTERTREIGVRLAIGATQKSILSQFILEGLILVAVGTALGLMFSYAVVSVLSSMTLPEWIGWPVITPDSIAWSLLVTLVLALMASYFPARRASRLTPVIALSARA, encoded by the coding sequence ATGAGCAGCCTGTTGCAGCAAACTTGGCAAACGTTGATGGCGCACCGTATGAAGAGCGTGCTAGCCATTATCGCGATTGCTTGGGGCGTGATCTCTGTGGTGGTGTTAATCGCACTGGGCGAAGGCTTTTATCGCCATCAGACCCAGTCGTTTTCATTTATGATCAACAATGTGCAAGTGGTGTTTCCGTCGAGTACCAGTAAACCGTGGCAAGGGTTACCTTCAAGACGACAAATTGATATTCCACAAGAAAAAGTCGACATGATCAAACAGTCGGGCTTCGTGCAACAGGCGTCGAGCGTTTACGCCAAATGGGATGCGAATATCACCAATCTCAAAGGACAGAATTTATCGAGTACGGTCAGCGGTATTGATACGTCTTACTTTCCTTTAATGCAACGCAAGCTGCAATCCGGTTCGAGAAACCTGTCACCAAGTGATATGGACAACCACACTCGCGTGGCAGTGTTAGGCGATCAAATTGCGCAAATGGGCGGAATCCAAATCGGGGATAGGCTCAAAGTCAATGGCATTCCGTTTTTGGTGATTGGGATAACCGTCGGTGAGGACACTGGCATTTCATTCGGCGATAGCCGCACGGTTTTCATTCCTCAAACAACGTACCGCGATTTGTGGGATGCGAAACCTTGGATGGTATTGATGAAGCCGAGAGACGGGATGGATGCACCGTCGTTTCGACAAAATATCGTGAACTTTTTCGCCAAACAGCTTCATTTTGACCCAAGTGATAAAGATGCGATCGAATTACCCGATTTTAGTGAAGGTGAGGCGGTCATCAGTGGAATTTTACGTGGCATTCAGATTTTTCTCGGAGCGAGTGGTGCGATGACCATGGCGGTCGGTGCGCTTGGCGTTGCCAACATCATGTTTTTATCTGTCACGGAGCGCACGCGTGAAATCGGTGTGCGTTTAGCGATCGGGGCGACTCAAAAATCCATACTCAGTCAGTTTATTCTTGAAGGGCTTATTTTGGTAGCCGTGGGCACGGCATTAGGTCTGATGTTTTCGTATGCCGTGGTATCTGTCTTAAGCAGCATGACATTACCGGAATGGATTGGTTGGCCTGTGATCACGCCAGATTCCATTGCTTGGTCTTTACTTGTGACGCTTGTCTTGGCATTGATGGCATCGTATTTCCCAGCAAGGCGAGCATCGCGTCTCACGCCAGTCATTGCTTTGAGTGCGAGGGCCTAG